The genomic stretch AGCGCTCCCGCGCACCGTCGGTGATCCGGCGGAAATGCTCGCGGTAATCGTCGAAGCCATCGAGGATCATGCGGGCGATATCGGTGGCTGGCCATTGCTGCGGCATAGATGAGACCTCTGCGGGAATTAAGGATCTGTGCTCCAAAGCCTGAGCTTAGCCACGGAAGCCTGCGCAGGAGAAGCGCAATTTGCGCCAAATCCGCGGACGGCACGCCCTGCTCACCGCCGACAGGAATTAAATGCCCGAACAGCGGTTGCCATCGCCGGGGCCGTCGGCAACACTCTCGTCCCTTTGCAGCAGGAGGTGCGCCGTGAGCCCCGTCGATGTATTCCGGTTACTGTCGTTGGCGGCCATCTGGGGCGCCAGTTTTCTGTTCATGCGCATCATCGCGCCAGTGATCGGCACGGTTCCCACGGCGTTCTTCCGGGTCTCGATCGCCGCCGCCGGGCTGCTGGTGATCCTCGGCCTGATGCGCATCAGCTGGGACTTCAAGGGCAAGCTGAAGACGGTGATGCTGCTGGGCCTGATCAACTCCGGGATCCCGGCCACGCTGTATTCGGTGGCCGCCCAGGTGCTGCCGGCCGGGTACTCGGCGATCTTCAACGCCACCACGCCAATGATGGGCGTGCTGATCGGCGGGCTGTTCTTCAGCGAAAGGCTCACGGCGGCCAAGCTCGGCGGCGTGTTTCTCGGCCTGTTCGGCGTCGGCGTGCTCACCCGCGCAGGCCCGGTGGCGTTCGACCTGCCGCTGCTGATGGGCGCCCTCGCCTGCCTGCTGGCCACCACCTGCTACGGCTTTGCCGGGTTCCTGGCGCGGCGTTGGCTGGACCAGGCCGGCGGGCTCGACAGCCGCCTGTCGGCACTGGGCAGCATGCTCGGCGCCACCTTGTTCCTGCTGCCGCTGTTCGGCTACAGCGCCCTCACCCGGCCGCCGGCGAGCTGGGGCGGCTGGAACGTCTGGCTGTCGCTGCTGGGCCTGGGCCTGGCGTGCACCGCCTTCGCCTACATTCTCTATTTCCGTCTGCTGAGTTCGATCGGCCCGGTCAAATCGATGACCGTGACCTTCATGATTCCGCCGTTCGGCGTGCTGTGGGGGGCGTTGTTCCTGGATGAGCCGCTGTCGTTGGCGCATCTGTATGGCGGGGTGTTGATTGCGCTGGCGTTGTGGCTGGTGCTGAAACCGGCGGCGGCGAAGCCTGCCGAAGCGCCGGCACGCTAGACCGGCAAAGAAAGGCGGGCTCCCACAGAACACGGTAGGAGCCCGCCTGTAAGCGATGAGGCCGGCACCGACGGCATCGCCGCCAGGCCGGCTTCCACCAGGCGATTCCCGTGGAAGCCGGCCCGCCGGCGATGACCGTCATCAGGCCTTACGGAACACGAACACCAGGCCGACGATGATCAGCGCCATCCCCAGCACGCTCAGCATCGCCAGGCGATTGCCGAAGATCAGGTAGTCCATCACCGCCGTCACCGCCGGCACCAGGTAGAACAGGCTGGTGACGTTCACCAGATTGCCCCGGGCGATCAGCCGGTACAGCAACAGCGTGGCCAGCACCGACACCACCAGCCCCATCCACAGCACCGGCACGATGAACCCGGCCGTGCGCTCGAAGTGGAACGGCTGGAACGGCACGAAGATCCCGCACAGCAACAGTCCGGCCAGGTACTGCACCGGCAGCGTGCCGAGCGGATTGTCGGTGATGCGCTTCTGCATGATCGAGCCGAAGGTCATGCTCGCCAGCGCCAGCAGGCCGAACAGCATGCCGGCCCATGACATTCCGGCCAGGCCGATGCCCTGGTAGACCACCATCACCAGCCCCGCCAGCCCCAGCGCCAGGCCGAACAGCCGTGAGGCCGAGCGCTGGCGCTCCATGATCGCCACCGTCAGGATCGGCTGAACGCCCATGACAGTCGCCATCACCCCCGGCGTGACTTTGCGGTCCAGGGCCAGCAGATAGAAGATCTGATAGGCCCCCAGCAACACCACACCGGTGGCCAGCGCATACAGCATCGGCCTGCCGCCGGCAGGCAGCTTCAGCTTGAGCAACGGCACCAGCAGCACCAGCCCGCACAGGGCGATCACAAAACGCAGCAGGAGAAAGGCAAAGGGCGACGCGTGGGCCAGGCCCCATTTGGAGAAGATCGCCCCGCTGCTCCACAGCAGGACGAACAGGCTCGTGGACGCCGCCGCGAGCGCGGATTTTTTCGAAAGGACAAACATGCATGCCAC from Pseudomonas ekonensis encodes the following:
- a CDS encoding DMT family transporter — protein: MSPVDVFRLLSLAAIWGASFLFMRIIAPVIGTVPTAFFRVSIAAAGLLVILGLMRISWDFKGKLKTVMLLGLINSGIPATLYSVAAQVLPAGYSAIFNATTPMMGVLIGGLFFSERLTAAKLGGVFLGLFGVGVLTRAGPVAFDLPLLMGALACLLATTCYGFAGFLARRWLDQAGGLDSRLSALGSMLGATLFLLPLFGYSALTRPPASWGGWNVWLSLLGLGLACTAFAYILYFRLLSSIGPVKSMTVTFMIPPFGVLWGALFLDEPLSLAHLYGGVLIALALWLVLKPAAAKPAEAPAR
- a CDS encoding DMT family transporter, which encodes MFVLSKKSALAAASTSLFVLLWSSGAIFSKWGLAHASPFAFLLLRFVIALCGLVLLVPLLKLKLPAGGRPMLYALATGVVLLGAYQIFYLLALDRKVTPGVMATVMGVQPILTVAIMERQRSASRLFGLALGLAGLVMVVYQGIGLAGMSWAGMLFGLLALASMTFGSIMQKRITDNPLGTLPVQYLAGLLLCGIFVPFQPFHFERTAGFIVPVLWMGLVVSVLATLLLYRLIARGNLVNVTSLFYLVPAVTAVMDYLIFGNRLAMLSVLGMALIIVGLVFVFRKA